A window of Rhinatrema bivittatum chromosome 2, aRhiBiv1.1, whole genome shotgun sequence contains these coding sequences:
- the SP4 gene encoding transcription factor Sp4 isoform X7, whose amino-acid sequence MPPPVAALPPPGWAARCQSARGAGLGGRAAGGSRATPQPSGGHAPRDRPSLSACLCSRAAGLPLSPTPFASTPLPACFSLYLWDERYLKSPPLFLLPTHISKEGTMATEGGKSSDPDFSKKGKTGSQDAQPSPLALLAATCSKIGTTGDNQTGGQQQIIIDPSQGLVQLQNQPQQLELVTTQLAGNTWQIVAAAPPTSKENNVTQPGVTISTSTATSSSGNSGTASPTKNKLGNSPATPGQFQVIQVQNPSGNVQYQVIPQLQTVEGQQIHISPANTTALQDLQGQIQLIPTGNNQTIITAANRTSGNIIAQNLANQTVPVQIRPGVSIPLQLQTIPGTPTQVVTTLPINIGGVTLALPVINNVAGGSGQIVQPQESGVSNGNQLVSVPITTSSVSTMPESPSSSSTCTTVSTSLTSSDTLVSSVETGQFASTSASGERTTEEPQTSVTESEAQSTSQLQSNGLQSVQDQSSSLQQVQILGQPVLQQIQIQQPQQQIIQAIPQQSFQLQPGQTFQTLQQQPLQNVQLQAVSPTQVLIRAPTITPSGQISWQTVQVQNIQSLPNLQVQNAGLPQQLTITPVSSSGGTTIAQIAPLTVAGTPITLNAAQLASVPNLQTVSVANLGAAGVQVQGVPVTITSVAATVSRAILCGGVSGISLSIVPPASVRLQPPSISWLDCEHFGVDSRNSLSCRGGDDVSGALGLSEISSV is encoded by the exons ATGCCGCCTCCTGTCGCCGCCCTGCCTCCGCCGGGCTGGGCCGCGCGCTGTCAATCAGCGCGGGGAGCCGGGCTCGGGGGCCGGGCGGCGGGTGGGAGCCGAGCTACGCCACAGCCCAGCGGCGGCCATGCGCCGAGAGATAGGCCgtccctctctgcctgcctctgctccAGAGCGGCCGGCCTTCCCCTCTCGCCCACTCCCTTcgcctccacccctctccctgcttGTTTTTCATTATATCTGTGGGATGAGCGGTATCTTAAATCCCCAcccctctttcttctccccacccatat atcaAAAGAAGGAACTATGGCTACGGAAGGAGGGAAGTCTTCAGATCCTGATTTTAGTAAAAAAGGCAAAACAGGTTCCCAG GACGCCCAGCCTTCTCCTCTGGCCTTGCTGGCAGCCACTTGCAGTAAAATAGGCACAACTGGTGATAATCAAACAGGTGGACAACAACAAATTATTATAGATCCAAGTCAAGGTTTGGTGCAACTTCAAAATCAACCACAACAATTAGAATTAGTAACTACCCAGCTTGCTGGCAATACCTGGCAAATTGTTGCTGCTGCACCTCCTACTTCTAAAGAAAACAATGTAACTCAACCAGGAGTTACTATTTCTACAAGTACAGCAACTTCATCCAGTGGTAATAGTGGGACTGCATCACCAACAAAAAATAAACTGGGAAATTCACCTGCCACCCCTGGGCAATTTCAAGTCATACAAGTTCAGAATCCAAGTGGTAATGTACAGTATCAAGTGATTCCACAGCTTCAGACAGTGGAAGGTCAGCAGATTCACATCAGTCCTGCTAACACCACAGCTCTGCAAGACTTGCAGGGTCAGATACAGCTAATTCCTACAGGAAATAACCAAACGATCATCACTGCTGCTAACAGAACATCTGGCAATATTATTGCTCAAAACCTAGCAAACCAAACTGTTCCAGTCCAAATTAGGCCTGGTGTATCGATTCCATTGCAGCTACAGACTATCCCTGGTACTCCAACTCAAGTAGTGACAACCTTGCCTATAAACATTGGAGGAGTGACTCTGGCATTGCCTGTGATCAACAATGTAGCAGGAGGGTCAGGGCAAATTGTCCAGCCCCAGGAAAGTGGGGTTTCCAATGGGAACCAGTTGGTGTCTGTACCCATCACCACTTCTTCTGTCAGTACTATGCCTGAATCTCCATCTTCCTCTTCCACCTGCACAACTGTCTCCACATCTCTGACCAGCAGTGACACTCTAGTCAGCTCTGTAGAGACTGGTCAGTTTGCAAGCACATCAGCCAGTGGAGAACGTACCACTGAAGAACCCCAAACATCTGTTACAGAATCTGAAGCCCAGAGCACTAGCCAGCTTCAGTCTAATGGACTACAAAGTGTGCAGGATCAGTCGAGCTCGCTTCAGCAGGTGCAGATACTAGGTCAACCTGTTTTACAGCAAATACAGATCCAGCAGCCTCAACAGCAGATTATCCAGGCCATTCCTCAGCAGTCATTTCAGCTCCAGCCAGGTCAGACTTTCCAGACCCTTCAGCAACAGCCTCTGCAGAATGTTCAGCTTCAAGCTGTGAGTCCAACTCAGGTGCTCATCAGGGCCCCAACCATAACGCCATCAGGGCAAATCAGTTGGCAGACTGTTCAGGTTCAAAATATTCAAAGCCTGCCAAACTTGCAAGTCCAGAATGCTGGGTTACCCCAACAGCTCACAATTACTCCAGTGTCTTCAAGCGGGGGCACAACTATTGCCCAGATTGCACCATTAACTGTGGCTGGCACACCAATTACTTTGAATGCTGCCCAGCTTGCTTCAGTGCCTAACTTGCAGACAGTAAGTGTTGCCAACCTGGGTGCAGCAGGTGTGCAGGTGCAGGGAGTTCCTGTAACAATTACCAGTGTTGCAg